A DNA window from Phragmites australis chromosome 11, lpPhrAust1.1, whole genome shotgun sequence contains the following coding sequences:
- the LOC133884450 gene encoding E3 SUMO-protein ligase SIZ1-like isoform X1, producing MADPASTCKDKLAYFRIKELKDILNQLGLPKQGKKQDLVDRVLALLSDEQDQRYHGWGRKNALTREAVAKVVEDTYSRKMQVQCAPDLASRSHSGSDFNHFGPKEEASDFYHAETKVRCLCSSTMLNDNMIKCEDAKCQVWQHMSCVLIPDKPTEGVRADVPPHFYCEVCRLNRADPFWVTTGNPLLPVKFMSSGVGNDGVTQIVEKSFQLSRADRETVQRPEYDLQVWCILINDKVQFRMQWPQYAELQVNGYPVRVVTRPGSQLLGINGRDDGPLITTCSREGINKISLSRVDTRTFCFGVRIVRRRTVAQVLSLIQKEGDGESFEDALARVRRCLGGGGATDNADSDSDLEVVTESVTVNLRCPNSGSRMRIAGRFKPCVHMGCFDLETFVELNQRSRKWQCPICLKNYSLENLRIDPYFNRITSLLRNCSEDVNELDVKPDGSWRVKGDAATRELSQWHMPDGTLCDLKENIKLGVENVNEFKREGTSDGQKSLKLGIKRNPNGTWEVSSKADDKKPSVVGNQIQNNTGFRTPNIVPMISSPTGSYRDGEDASVNQEGGMQFDLSLNQEFDSFPGNFGQTYNTEDQPQQQQNVADVIILSDSDEENDAIVRPPVVYDDTTANGNSFPFTTNGPGYPERYQEDAVVGTSGLGLLSSNASDFEINNWQMHSYPQQEQGFQFFGVDTDVANPFVGANNSFNIAPEDYSLDCNVGIEEPSVAHGLSICRNSNEIHGSLVDNPLALAGDDPSLHLFLPSQPSAVPLQEELSERANAPNGFHSDDWISLTLAAGGGGNEESTSIDGQKSQPKIPSKETGVGPLINTASALPSTDNARCSGANLNPRRIENIFSHPRQPRSVRPRLCLSIDTDSE from the exons ATGGCAGACCCGGCTTCGACCTGCAAG GATAAACTTGCATACTTTAGAATAAAGGAACTTAAAGATATCTTAAATCAGTTGGGGTTACCGAAGCAAGGGAAGAAGCAG GATCTTGTCGATAGGGTATTGGCACTGTTATCAGATGAGCAAG ATCAACGCTATCATGGATGGGGAAGGAAAAATGCTTTAACAAGGGAGGCAGTGGCAAAAGTTGTTGAGGACACATACAG CAGGAAAATGCAAGTTCAATGTGCTCCTGATCTAGCCTCTAGGAGCCACAGCGGATCAGATTTCAATCATTTTGGGCCCAAAGAGGAAGCCAGTGACTTTTACCATGCGGAGACTAAGGTTCGCTGCCTTTGCAGTAGCACAATGCTAAATGACAATATGATCAAG TGTGAAGATGCCAAATGCCAAGTGTGGCAGCATATGAGCTGTGTACTCATTCCAGATAAACCCACGGAGGGTGTTCGGGCTGATGTTCCACCCCATTTTTATTGTGAAGTGTGCCGACTGAACCGGGCAGACCC GTTTTGGGTGACTACAGGAAATCCATTACTCCCTGTGAAATTCATGTCGTCTGGTGTTGGAAATGATGG TGTAACTCAAATCGTGGAGAAAAGCTTCCAACTTTCTCGGGCAGATAGAGAAACAGTCCAGAGACCAGAATATGATCTCCAG GTTTGGTGCATTCTTATAAATGACAAAGTCCAGTTCAGGATGCAATGGCCTCAATACGCAGAATTGCAAGTGAATG GTTATCCTGTAAGAGTGGTGACCAGACCTGGTTCTCAGTTACTAGGGATAAATGGACGGGATGATGGGCCACTG ATAACCACTTGCAGTAGAGAAGGAATCAATAAAATAAGCTTATCAAGAGTTGATACTCGAACCTTTTGCTTTGGAGTCCGAATTGTTAGGAGGAGGACCGTTGCTCAG GTATTAAGCTTGATCCAAAAGGAAGGTGATGGGGAGTCTTTTGAGGATGCGCTTGCTCGTGTTCGGCGCTGtcttggaggtggaggtgcTACAGATAATGCTGATAGTGACAGTGATTTGGAAGTGGTTACTGAATCCGTTACTGTCAACCTTCGTTGTCCT aaTAGTGGATCCAGAATGAGGATTGCTGGAAGGTTCAAGCCTTGCGTTCACATGGGTTGTTTTGATCTTGAAACTTTTGTGGAATTGAATCAACGTTCTCGCAAG TGGCAATGTCCAATATGTTTAAAGAATTACTCGCTCGAGAACTTGAGGATCGATCCTTACTTCAATCGGATTACTTCTTTG TTGCGCAATTGCAGTGAAGATGTTAATGAGCTTGATGTTAAACCCGATGGGTCATGGCGTGTGAAGGGTGATGCTGCAACTAGAGAACTATCTCAGTGGCATATGCCTGATGGTACGCTTTGTGACTTAAAGGAAAATATAAAACTGGGTGTTGAAAATGTAAATGAATTCAAGAGAGAGGGCACTTCTGATGGACAGAAAAGTTTAAAACTTGGAATCAAAAGGAATCCAAATGGAACATGGGAAGTTAGTAGTAAAGCTGATGATAAGAAACCTTCTGTGGTTGGAAATCAAATCCAGAACAATACTGGGTTCCGAACACCAAACATTGTGCCTATGATTAGTAGCCCCACTGGGAGTTACAGAGATGGGGAAGATGCAAGTGTGAACCAAGAGGGTGGTATGCAATTTGATTTATCATTGAACCAAGAGTTTGACAGTTTTCCAGGTAACTTTGGTCAAACATACAATACAGAGGATCAACCACAGCAACAACAAAATGTTGCTGATGTCATTATTCTTAGTGATTCTGATGAAGAGAATGATGCAATTGTCCGCCCGCCAGTTGTCTATGACGATACTACTGCAAATGGCAACAGTTTTCCTTTCACCACCAATGGTCCCGGATATCCTGAAAGATACCAGGAGGATGCTGTCGTTGGCACGAGTGGTCTTGGTTTATTAAGCAGCAATGCTTCTGATTTTGAAATAAACAACTGGCAAATGCATTCTTATCCGCAACAGGAGCAAGGTTTCCAGTTTTTCGGGGTTGATACTGATGTTGCCAATCCTTTTGTTGGTGCAAATAATTCCTTTAATATTGCACCGGAAGACTATTCTCTTGATTGTAATGTTGGCATAGAGGAGCCCTCAGTAGCTCACGGTCTTTCAATTTGCCGGAATAGTAATGAGATACATGGAAGCTTGGTTGATAACCCATTGGCTTTAGCTGGCGATGATCCTTCTTTACAtctttttcttccaagtcaACCGTCTGCTGTTCCCCTTCAGGAAGAACTGAGCGAGCGTGCGAATGCACCAAATGGGTTCCACTCTGACGATTGGATATCGCTTACACTTGCAGCAGGTGGAGGTGGTAATGAAGAGTCTACAAGTATTGATGGTCAAAAATCACAGCCAAAAATTCCATCAAAAGAGACAGGGGTTGGACCTTTGATTAATACTG CTTCTGCTCTTCCAAGCACAGACAACGCCAGATGCAGTGGAGCTAATTTAAATCCAAGAAGgattgaaaatatattttctcatcctCGGCAACCGCGGTCTGTTAGGCCTCGCCTATGTTTATCAATAGACACTGATTCGGAGTAG
- the LOC133884450 gene encoding E3 SUMO-protein ligase SIZ1-like isoform X3 encodes MADPASTCKDKLAYFRIKELKDILNQLGLPKQGKKQDLVDRVLALLSDEQDQRYHGWGRKNALTREAVAKVVEDTYSRKMQVQCAPDLASRSHSGSDFNHFGPKEEASDFYHAETKVRCLCSSTMLNDNMIKCEDAKCQVWQHMSCVLIPDKPTEGVRADVPPHFYCEVCRLNRADPFWVTTGNPLLPVKFMSSGVGNDGVTQIVEKSFQLSRADRETVQRPEYDLQVWCILINDKVQFRMQWPQYAELQVNGYPVRVVTRPGSQLLGINGRDDGPLITTCSREGINKISLSRVDTRTFCFGVRIVRRRTVAQVLSLIQKEGDGESFEDALARVRRCLGGGGATDNADSDSDLEVVTESVTVNLRCPNSGSRMRIAGRFKPCVHMGCFDLETFVELNQRSRKWQCPICLKNYSLENLRIDPYFNRITSLLRNCSEDVNELDVKPDGSWRVKGDAATRELSQWHMPDGTLCDLKENIKLGVENVNEFKREGTSDGQKSLKLGIKRNPNGTWEVSSKADDKKPSVVGNQIQNNTGFRTPNIVPMISSPTGSYRDGEDASVNQEGGMQFDLSLNQEFDSFPGNFGQTYNTEDQPQQQQNVADVIILSDSDEENDAIVRPPVVYDDTTANGNSFPFTTNGPGYPERYQEDAVVGTSGLGLLSSNASDFEINNWQMHSYPQQEQGFQFFGVDTDVANPFVGANNSFNIAPEDYSLDCNVGIEEPSVAHGLSICRNSNEIHGSLVDNPLALAGDDPSLHLFLPSQPSAVPLQEELSERANAPNGFHSDDWISLTLAAGGGGNEESTSIDGQKSQPKIPSKETGLLLFQAQTTPDAVELI; translated from the exons ATGGCAGACCCGGCTTCGACCTGCAAG GATAAACTTGCATACTTTAGAATAAAGGAACTTAAAGATATCTTAAATCAGTTGGGGTTACCGAAGCAAGGGAAGAAGCAG GATCTTGTCGATAGGGTATTGGCACTGTTATCAGATGAGCAAG ATCAACGCTATCATGGATGGGGAAGGAAAAATGCTTTAACAAGGGAGGCAGTGGCAAAAGTTGTTGAGGACACATACAG CAGGAAAATGCAAGTTCAATGTGCTCCTGATCTAGCCTCTAGGAGCCACAGCGGATCAGATTTCAATCATTTTGGGCCCAAAGAGGAAGCCAGTGACTTTTACCATGCGGAGACTAAGGTTCGCTGCCTTTGCAGTAGCACAATGCTAAATGACAATATGATCAAG TGTGAAGATGCCAAATGCCAAGTGTGGCAGCATATGAGCTGTGTACTCATTCCAGATAAACCCACGGAGGGTGTTCGGGCTGATGTTCCACCCCATTTTTATTGTGAAGTGTGCCGACTGAACCGGGCAGACCC GTTTTGGGTGACTACAGGAAATCCATTACTCCCTGTGAAATTCATGTCGTCTGGTGTTGGAAATGATGG TGTAACTCAAATCGTGGAGAAAAGCTTCCAACTTTCTCGGGCAGATAGAGAAACAGTCCAGAGACCAGAATATGATCTCCAG GTTTGGTGCATTCTTATAAATGACAAAGTCCAGTTCAGGATGCAATGGCCTCAATACGCAGAATTGCAAGTGAATG GTTATCCTGTAAGAGTGGTGACCAGACCTGGTTCTCAGTTACTAGGGATAAATGGACGGGATGATGGGCCACTG ATAACCACTTGCAGTAGAGAAGGAATCAATAAAATAAGCTTATCAAGAGTTGATACTCGAACCTTTTGCTTTGGAGTCCGAATTGTTAGGAGGAGGACCGTTGCTCAG GTATTAAGCTTGATCCAAAAGGAAGGTGATGGGGAGTCTTTTGAGGATGCGCTTGCTCGTGTTCGGCGCTGtcttggaggtggaggtgcTACAGATAATGCTGATAGTGACAGTGATTTGGAAGTGGTTACTGAATCCGTTACTGTCAACCTTCGTTGTCCT aaTAGTGGATCCAGAATGAGGATTGCTGGAAGGTTCAAGCCTTGCGTTCACATGGGTTGTTTTGATCTTGAAACTTTTGTGGAATTGAATCAACGTTCTCGCAAG TGGCAATGTCCAATATGTTTAAAGAATTACTCGCTCGAGAACTTGAGGATCGATCCTTACTTCAATCGGATTACTTCTTTG TTGCGCAATTGCAGTGAAGATGTTAATGAGCTTGATGTTAAACCCGATGGGTCATGGCGTGTGAAGGGTGATGCTGCAACTAGAGAACTATCTCAGTGGCATATGCCTGATGGTACGCTTTGTGACTTAAAGGAAAATATAAAACTGGGTGTTGAAAATGTAAATGAATTCAAGAGAGAGGGCACTTCTGATGGACAGAAAAGTTTAAAACTTGGAATCAAAAGGAATCCAAATGGAACATGGGAAGTTAGTAGTAAAGCTGATGATAAGAAACCTTCTGTGGTTGGAAATCAAATCCAGAACAATACTGGGTTCCGAACACCAAACATTGTGCCTATGATTAGTAGCCCCACTGGGAGTTACAGAGATGGGGAAGATGCAAGTGTGAACCAAGAGGGTGGTATGCAATTTGATTTATCATTGAACCAAGAGTTTGACAGTTTTCCAGGTAACTTTGGTCAAACATACAATACAGAGGATCAACCACAGCAACAACAAAATGTTGCTGATGTCATTATTCTTAGTGATTCTGATGAAGAGAATGATGCAATTGTCCGCCCGCCAGTTGTCTATGACGATACTACTGCAAATGGCAACAGTTTTCCTTTCACCACCAATGGTCCCGGATATCCTGAAAGATACCAGGAGGATGCTGTCGTTGGCACGAGTGGTCTTGGTTTATTAAGCAGCAATGCTTCTGATTTTGAAATAAACAACTGGCAAATGCATTCTTATCCGCAACAGGAGCAAGGTTTCCAGTTTTTCGGGGTTGATACTGATGTTGCCAATCCTTTTGTTGGTGCAAATAATTCCTTTAATATTGCACCGGAAGACTATTCTCTTGATTGTAATGTTGGCATAGAGGAGCCCTCAGTAGCTCACGGTCTTTCAATTTGCCGGAATAGTAATGAGATACATGGAAGCTTGGTTGATAACCCATTGGCTTTAGCTGGCGATGATCCTTCTTTACAtctttttcttccaagtcaACCGTCTGCTGTTCCCCTTCAGGAAGAACTGAGCGAGCGTGCGAATGCACCAAATGGGTTCCACTCTGACGATTGGATATCGCTTACACTTGCAGCAGGTGGAGGTGGTAATGAAGAGTCTACAAGTATTGATGGTCAAAAATCACAGCCAAAAATTCCATCAAAAGAGACAGGG CTTCTGCTCTTCCAAGCACAGACAACGCCAGATGCAGTGGAGCTAATTTAA
- the LOC133884450 gene encoding E3 SUMO-protein ligase SIZ1-like isoform X2, which yields MADPASTCKDKLAYFRIKELKDILNQLGLPKQGKKQDLVDRVLALLSDEQDQRYHGWGRKNALTREAVAKVVEDTYRKMQVQCAPDLASRSHSGSDFNHFGPKEEASDFYHAETKVRCLCSSTMLNDNMIKCEDAKCQVWQHMSCVLIPDKPTEGVRADVPPHFYCEVCRLNRADPFWVTTGNPLLPVKFMSSGVGNDGVTQIVEKSFQLSRADRETVQRPEYDLQVWCILINDKVQFRMQWPQYAELQVNGYPVRVVTRPGSQLLGINGRDDGPLITTCSREGINKISLSRVDTRTFCFGVRIVRRRTVAQVLSLIQKEGDGESFEDALARVRRCLGGGGATDNADSDSDLEVVTESVTVNLRCPNSGSRMRIAGRFKPCVHMGCFDLETFVELNQRSRKWQCPICLKNYSLENLRIDPYFNRITSLLRNCSEDVNELDVKPDGSWRVKGDAATRELSQWHMPDGTLCDLKENIKLGVENVNEFKREGTSDGQKSLKLGIKRNPNGTWEVSSKADDKKPSVVGNQIQNNTGFRTPNIVPMISSPTGSYRDGEDASVNQEGGMQFDLSLNQEFDSFPGNFGQTYNTEDQPQQQQNVADVIILSDSDEENDAIVRPPVVYDDTTANGNSFPFTTNGPGYPERYQEDAVVGTSGLGLLSSNASDFEINNWQMHSYPQQEQGFQFFGVDTDVANPFVGANNSFNIAPEDYSLDCNVGIEEPSVAHGLSICRNSNEIHGSLVDNPLALAGDDPSLHLFLPSQPSAVPLQEELSERANAPNGFHSDDWISLTLAAGGGGNEESTSIDGQKSQPKIPSKETGVGPLINTASALPSTDNARCSGANLNPRRIENIFSHPRQPRSVRPRLCLSIDTDSE from the exons ATGGCAGACCCGGCTTCGACCTGCAAG GATAAACTTGCATACTTTAGAATAAAGGAACTTAAAGATATCTTAAATCAGTTGGGGTTACCGAAGCAAGGGAAGAAGCAG GATCTTGTCGATAGGGTATTGGCACTGTTATCAGATGAGCAAG ATCAACGCTATCATGGATGGGGAAGGAAAAATGCTTTAACAAGGGAGGCAGTGGCAAAAGTTGTTGAGGACACATACAG GAAAATGCAAGTTCAATGTGCTCCTGATCTAGCCTCTAGGAGCCACAGCGGATCAGATTTCAATCATTTTGGGCCCAAAGAGGAAGCCAGTGACTTTTACCATGCGGAGACTAAGGTTCGCTGCCTTTGCAGTAGCACAATGCTAAATGACAATATGATCAAG TGTGAAGATGCCAAATGCCAAGTGTGGCAGCATATGAGCTGTGTACTCATTCCAGATAAACCCACGGAGGGTGTTCGGGCTGATGTTCCACCCCATTTTTATTGTGAAGTGTGCCGACTGAACCGGGCAGACCC GTTTTGGGTGACTACAGGAAATCCATTACTCCCTGTGAAATTCATGTCGTCTGGTGTTGGAAATGATGG TGTAACTCAAATCGTGGAGAAAAGCTTCCAACTTTCTCGGGCAGATAGAGAAACAGTCCAGAGACCAGAATATGATCTCCAG GTTTGGTGCATTCTTATAAATGACAAAGTCCAGTTCAGGATGCAATGGCCTCAATACGCAGAATTGCAAGTGAATG GTTATCCTGTAAGAGTGGTGACCAGACCTGGTTCTCAGTTACTAGGGATAAATGGACGGGATGATGGGCCACTG ATAACCACTTGCAGTAGAGAAGGAATCAATAAAATAAGCTTATCAAGAGTTGATACTCGAACCTTTTGCTTTGGAGTCCGAATTGTTAGGAGGAGGACCGTTGCTCAG GTATTAAGCTTGATCCAAAAGGAAGGTGATGGGGAGTCTTTTGAGGATGCGCTTGCTCGTGTTCGGCGCTGtcttggaggtggaggtgcTACAGATAATGCTGATAGTGACAGTGATTTGGAAGTGGTTACTGAATCCGTTACTGTCAACCTTCGTTGTCCT aaTAGTGGATCCAGAATGAGGATTGCTGGAAGGTTCAAGCCTTGCGTTCACATGGGTTGTTTTGATCTTGAAACTTTTGTGGAATTGAATCAACGTTCTCGCAAG TGGCAATGTCCAATATGTTTAAAGAATTACTCGCTCGAGAACTTGAGGATCGATCCTTACTTCAATCGGATTACTTCTTTG TTGCGCAATTGCAGTGAAGATGTTAATGAGCTTGATGTTAAACCCGATGGGTCATGGCGTGTGAAGGGTGATGCTGCAACTAGAGAACTATCTCAGTGGCATATGCCTGATGGTACGCTTTGTGACTTAAAGGAAAATATAAAACTGGGTGTTGAAAATGTAAATGAATTCAAGAGAGAGGGCACTTCTGATGGACAGAAAAGTTTAAAACTTGGAATCAAAAGGAATCCAAATGGAACATGGGAAGTTAGTAGTAAAGCTGATGATAAGAAACCTTCTGTGGTTGGAAATCAAATCCAGAACAATACTGGGTTCCGAACACCAAACATTGTGCCTATGATTAGTAGCCCCACTGGGAGTTACAGAGATGGGGAAGATGCAAGTGTGAACCAAGAGGGTGGTATGCAATTTGATTTATCATTGAACCAAGAGTTTGACAGTTTTCCAGGTAACTTTGGTCAAACATACAATACAGAGGATCAACCACAGCAACAACAAAATGTTGCTGATGTCATTATTCTTAGTGATTCTGATGAAGAGAATGATGCAATTGTCCGCCCGCCAGTTGTCTATGACGATACTACTGCAAATGGCAACAGTTTTCCTTTCACCACCAATGGTCCCGGATATCCTGAAAGATACCAGGAGGATGCTGTCGTTGGCACGAGTGGTCTTGGTTTATTAAGCAGCAATGCTTCTGATTTTGAAATAAACAACTGGCAAATGCATTCTTATCCGCAACAGGAGCAAGGTTTCCAGTTTTTCGGGGTTGATACTGATGTTGCCAATCCTTTTGTTGGTGCAAATAATTCCTTTAATATTGCACCGGAAGACTATTCTCTTGATTGTAATGTTGGCATAGAGGAGCCCTCAGTAGCTCACGGTCTTTCAATTTGCCGGAATAGTAATGAGATACATGGAAGCTTGGTTGATAACCCATTGGCTTTAGCTGGCGATGATCCTTCTTTACAtctttttcttccaagtcaACCGTCTGCTGTTCCCCTTCAGGAAGAACTGAGCGAGCGTGCGAATGCACCAAATGGGTTCCACTCTGACGATTGGATATCGCTTACACTTGCAGCAGGTGGAGGTGGTAATGAAGAGTCTACAAGTATTGATGGTCAAAAATCACAGCCAAAAATTCCATCAAAAGAGACAGGGGTTGGACCTTTGATTAATACTG CTTCTGCTCTTCCAAGCACAGACAACGCCAGATGCAGTGGAGCTAATTTAAATCCAAGAAGgattgaaaatatattttctcatcctCGGCAACCGCGGTCTGTTAGGCCTCGCCTATGTTTATCAATAGACACTGATTCGGAGTAG
- the LOC133885147 gene encoding uncharacterized protein LOC133885147: MRPPAASPGRAEKSQLPAPGLARLLLSKSRRGGRSRRAPATSPMFVSRGRSRAADGEPSSPKVTCIGQVRMRKGKKGAPAPAKASPPEKAKGYCRCLKKAFLCGGLFEFDRRRRPKAPSLEVERTRRSPWVFSSRDVAVAAAPKPVDPRGDHGEEDEEKMEVGVGVFGSAGREELGINGGGEKEDDEPEAQLVSSATTTPPKNALLLMRCRSAPQNRTSPLTSRFPTAAPSPSPTRDAPAALEIAASPFPSPRKADKVSPSPSPRKADKVLVDEDCEKRQGVMAVQEQEEEVAGVEEEEEDDCEEEGMRCSSARPLVLQRCKSEPATTAAAKMASGTAADATTAGCFWANGGSSGRRRHAPPAAAAPVALTGH, from the coding sequence ATGAGGCCGCCGGCGGCCAGCCCTGGGCGCGCGGAGAAGTCGCAGCTGCCGGCGCCGGGGCTGGCGCGGCTGCTGCTCAGCAAGAGCCGCCGCGGGGGACGGTCCCGCCGCGCGCCGGCCACGTCGCCAATGTTCGTGTCCCGCGGCCGGAGCCGCGCCGCGGACGGGGAGCCGTCCTCGCCCAAGGTGACGTGCATTGGGCAGGTGCGGATGCGCAAGGGGAAGAAgggggcgccggcgccggccaaGGCCTCGCCGCCGGAGAAGGCGAAGGGGTACTGCCGGTGCCTCAAGAAGGCGTTTTTATGCGGCGGGCTATTCGAATTCGACCGGAGGCGCCGGCCCAAGGCGCCGTCGCTGGAGGTGGAGCGGACCCGCAGGTCGCCTTGGGTGTTTAGCAGCAGGGACgtggccgtcgccgccgcgccgaAGCCGGTGGATCCGAGAGGAGATCAcggcgaggaggacgaggagaaaATGGAGGTGGGAGTGGGGGTCTTCGGGTCGGCGGGGAGGGAGGAGCTGGGAATCAATGGAGGCGGCGAGAAGGAGGACGACGAGCCGGAGGCGCAGCTCGTATCGTCGGCGACCACGACGCCACCCAAGAATGCGCTCCTCCTCATGCGCTGCCGCTCCGCTCCGCAGAACCGCACGTCCCCGCTCACCTCCAGGTTCCCGACCgcggcgccgtcgccgtcgccgaccAGGGACGCTCCCGCGGCGTTGGAGATCGCCGCGTCTCCATTTCCATCTCCTCGCAAGGCGGACAAGGtgtctccatctccatctccccGCAAGGCGGACAAGGTGTTGGTGGACGAGGACTGCGAGAAGAGGCAAGGAGTGATGGCCGTACAGGAGCAAGAAGAGGAGGTTGCCGGggtagaagaggaggaggaagacgactgCGAGGAAGAAGGGATGAGGTGCTCGTCGGCGAGGCCGCTGGTGCTGCAGAGGTGCAAGTCGGagccggcgacgacggcggctgCAAAGATGGCGTCGGGGACCGCTGCGGATGCGACGACCGCTGGGTGCTTCTGGGCCAACGGCGGTAGCAGCGGCCGGAGGAGGCacgcgccgccggccgccgccgcgccggtgGCTTTGACCGGTCACTGA